The DNA sequence CCGTCCGCACCGGACGACGCAGCGAAGGCCTGCTCTTCTCGGCGGACAATCTGTTCAAAAAGGCCGTGTCCGGCGTCGGCGTCATGGCCGCCGGCCAGATGCTGCACTTCGCCAACTTCCCGGAAAACGCCAAGGTCGTCGGCGTCGACCCAGTGGTGCTGACCCACCTGGCCTGGACCTATGTCGGCGCACTGATCTGCTTCAACGGCGGCTGCCTTGTGACCCTGTCCTTCTATCGCATCGACCGGGCCAAGCATGAGGCCAATGTCCGCACGCTCGAGGCTTCCGGCCTCGCCGCCCGAGAAGATCCGTCCCTGACGGCGGAGCGCGAGGCGCCCGCGCCTCTGATGGGAATAAACCCCGCGGTCCGGCCAGAAGGCTGAACGGTGCGCCTCGTCTGCGCTCTAGGAGTAGACGGGGCGAGACTGCTTGTGGCACATCAGCCTTGATCCAACGGGCGGCTTTGGCGCGCCCTAGCCTGTGCGGGCGTGGTGGAATTGGTAGACGCGCCGGACTCAAAATCCGGTTCCGAAAGGAGTGTCGGTTCGACCCCGACCGCCCGCACCATCATCGAAGGCCGGCGGCCGGCAGGCGACGTTCGACCAGGCGACGTTCGACGCTGAGCAGGCCCTCTCTAGGTCAGGATGCCCACCAGCGTACCCATGAAGGCGGTCACCGCCGCAATGATCGCGCGCGACAGCAGAACGAGCAGCGCCACAGACAGGATCGCGCAGATCCAGCCGACGATCACCGCCAGGCCGTCACGCTCCACCGCGCCGATCGCGAAGGCGGCGATGGCCAGGCTGGGCAGCATGTTGCCGAAGGGAATCGGCAGGAAGACGATGATCGACAGCACGAAGCAGACCGCGCCGGTCAGGCGGTCCATCACGGGATTGAAAATGAAGGTCCAGCGCGGCCGCAGCCGCCGCTCCAGCTTGCGCAGGTAGGGGTTCAGTTTCTCGACCAGGCTCTTGAAATCATTGCGCGAGATCGTGCGGTCGAGCAGCACCTTCGGCATCCACAGCGTCCGACGACCAACCATCCACTGGGCGGTGACAAACAACAGCGGCGCGCCCAGCAAGGCTGAAACGCCGGGCGGCATCGGCAAGACCAGGGGCGCTGCGAACACAAAGATCACCGCGCCGAACGCGCGATCTCCAAACACCGCCAGGATGTCGGTGATCGCGATCTTGCCACGACCGCGTTCGGCGATGGAGCCTAGTAGCTCGGAGACGCTCTTCTCGTGGGATGGCTCGGGCACCGCTGTCATCTGCGGCCTCGCGCGCGCCAGGGCAAGGCTCCGTTCGCGAAAACGGCGCGGCGATACGGTCAAGCCACACCGTTCGGCGCCTCACAGCGACCCGCCATTGAAAAGCTCGACGGTTGCGCCAATTAAATGATAATCGCTCGCAATGTTTGGGTCGGGATCGCGTCATGACTGAACTGCCTGGGGATGTCGCCCTGCGCTCGCTGGGGTCGGCCAGCCCCGGCGACCGCGGCGTGATCGTCGAGGTTCGTCGCGAAACGACGCAGGCCCACCACGACCACGAGCATGGCCTCGATCCGGCGGAATTGGAGCGTCGGCTGCTGGAGTTCGGCTTTGTCGAAGGCGCCCATGTCGAGGTGCTGTTCGAGGGCGCGATCGGCCACGATCCTATCGCGGTGCGCCTGGACGACATGCGCGTGGCGCTGCGCCGGCGCGACGCCGCCCAGATCTGGCTTCGCATGGATGAGGGCCAGGCCCGATGAGCGAAGCTGTCGCCCACGCCGGACACGCGACCCGCGTCGCCCTGGTCGGCAACCCCAACTCCGGCAAGACCGCCCTCTTCAACGCGCTCACCGGCGCGCGCCAGAAAGTCGCCAACTACGCCGGCGTCACCGTCGAGCGGAAGGAGGGGCAGGCGACGACGGCGGACGGCGCGCACCTGTCGATCCTCGATCTTCCCGGAACCTATTCCCTACGCGCCCGCAGCCCCGACGAAGTGGTCACCCGCGACGCAATCCTGGGCCGCCTGGAGGGCGAGGCGCTTCCTGACGTCATCGTCTGCGTCGCCGACGCCACGAACCTGCGGCTCGTCCTGCGCCTGGTGCTGGAGCTCAAGGCCGTCGGCCGGCCAATGGTTCTGGCCATGAACATGTATGACATCGCCCAGCGCCAGGGCCTGCGGATCGACCTCGAAGGCCTGTCGCGCGACCTGGGCTGCCCGATCGTCACCACGGTGGCGACCCGCAAGCGCGGCCTGGCCGAACTTACCGGCCAGGTCCAGGCGCTCGTCGCCTCTGGCGCCGTCGTCGCCGCCAACACCTGGCGCGAGCCGGACGCCGGCGAGCTGCGCGCCGCCCACCGCGAGGCCCAGCGCCTGCTCAAGACCTACGTTCGGCCGCCGGAGCACCCCGACACCCTGACCGGGCGCATCGATTCGGTGCTGCTGCACCCGGTGGCCGGCCTGCTGATCTTGCTGACCCTTCTGTTCGTGATGTTCCAGGCGGTGTTCAGCTGGGCGGGTCCGGCGCAGGACGCCATTGATGCGGGCGTCGCCGCGCTGGGCGGCCTCGCGGCGGCGGTCGCGCCGGACGGACTGGTCGAAAGCCTTCTCGTCGATGGCCTGATCGCCGGCGTCGGCTCTGTGCTGGTCTTCCTGCCGCAGATCCTGATCCTCTTCCTGTTCATCATCCTGCTCGAAGACTTCGGCTACATGGCCCGCGCGGCCTTCTTGATGGACCGCATCATGGGCGGCGCCGGCCTGCACGGACGCGCCTTCATCCCCCTGCTCTCGTCCTTCGCCTGCGCCATCCCAGGCGTCATGGCGGCCCGGGTCATCGACAACAAGCGCGACCGGCTGACCACGATCCTGGTCGCGCCGCTGATGACCTGTTCAGCGCGGATCCCGGTCTACACCCTGATCATCGGCGCCTTCATTCCCAATCGATCCGTCGCTGGCGTGCTGAACCTGCAGGGCCTTGTGATGTTCGGCCTCTATGCGGCCGGCATCTTCTCCGCCTTGGCGGTCTCCTTCGTGATCCGCCACGTCTTCTGGCGCAGCGCCGTCGAGCCGTTCCTGATGGAATTGCCGACCTACAAGGTCCCCGACCCCAAGAACGTCATCCACAACCTCTTGCTGCGGGCCAAGATCTTCCTGAGCCGCGCCGGCCGGATCATCATGCCGCTGATGATCTTGGTCTGGGCGCTGTCGACCTTCCCATTCGCGCCCGAGGACGCTACGCGGCCAGCCATCGACTACAGTTTCGCCGGCATGATCGGCCAGGCGCTACAGCCGCTGTTCGCCCCAATCGGATTCAACTGGCAGATGGTGGTCGCCTTGATCCCGGGCTTCGCCGCCCGGGAGGTGGCCGTTGCAGCGCTCGGCACCGTCTACGCCGTCGCCAACGCCGATGAGGCGCCCGCCGCGCTCGGCACGGTGCTGGCCGGCGACTGGTCCCTGGCGACAGGCCTGTCGTTCCTGGCCTGGTACATCTTCGCCCCCCAATGCGTGGCGACGCTCGGCGTCGTGAAGCGCGAGACCAACTCCTGGCTCTGGATGTGGATCATGTTCGGCTACATGACCGCCCTCGCCTACCTGGGGTCGTTCATCGTCTACCACACAGCCGTGGCGCTGGGCTGGGGCTAGAACCCGCCGAGTTCCGGCGGTTCGCCTTCGCCTGCCAGCGAGGTGGCCGCGCCCTGGATCCGTAGCAGGAGACGCTTCAACAACTTGACCTCCTCAGGCTTGAGCCCGGCGATCAACGCCGCCTCGTAGGCGTGAGCCAGCGGTGCGATCTGTTCATAGAGCCGCTCCCCGGCGAGGTTCAGGGAAACGGTGTCGGCCGCGCGCAGCAGCATGCCGCGGTGCGCCAGGCCTTGCGTCGCCTGAGCCACGGTGAGGCCGTCCATCATCGTACGGCCGATCAACTCAGCCTCACGCAGCCGGCCATCCTCGGCCAAGGCGGACATGACCCGCCATTGCGGCACGCTCAAACCGAACCGCTCGCGATAAGCCCGCGAAATCAGGCCGGTGACCGCGCCCGACGCGACCGACAGCCGATAGGGAAGGAAATCGTCCAACTCCAGCCGATCTTCGGCGAAGTCATCCGTAATCGTCTTGAACGCTGGTCGCATGGCTTCCTCAAACGCGCGCGCGCGGCTTGTTGGAACCGCCGCTTCACGCCTGCTTCGCCCGAACGAGGGCGCCGAGCTTGAAGATCGCCAGGCCCGCATGCGGACGCCAGCCCGCAGACGCCTTCTGATGTGGATTGGCCAGCGCTGCCCTTTTGCGGGCAGCGCTGGCGCCGGAACTCTAAATCCGCTTCGCCGAAGGCACCGGGGGTGATCCGGCCGGATATCTTGCGCCCACTGTGGAACCAATCGGGAAGGCCGCCTCCAGCGTCGCGGTTTCGTCCGGCGTGAGGATGATGTCGTTGGCCGCCCAGTTACTTTCCAGATGGCTTACATGCCGGGTGCCAGGGATCGGCACGACGCCCTTTGACAACACCCAGGCCAGGCTGACCTGGGCGGTTGTCACCCCGCGCGAGGCGGCCACCGCCTCGATGGCGGCCCGGCGCAGGCTGTTGGCGGCGATGGCGTCGGCCTGGAAGCGCGGGTGCTGAAGGCGACGGTCGTTGGCCTCGACGATCTCGCTGTTGGCCAGGAAGCCGCGGCCCAGCGGGCTGTAGGCGACAAATCCGACGCCCAGCTCGGCGCAGGTCGCCAGGATGTCCTCTTCGACATCGCGGGTCCACAGGGAGTATTCGCTCTGCAGGGCGGCGATCGGCGCGACCGCCTGGGCGCGCCGCAGGATGTCGCTATCCACCTCCGAAAGTCCCAGCGCCAGGATCTTGCCCTCCGCCTTCAACCGCGCCATCTCGCCGACCGTGTCCTCGATCGGCGTCTGAGGATCGAGGCGGTGCATGTAGTAGAGGTCGATCCGGTCGGTCTTGAGCCGCGTCAGGCTGGCTTCCACGGCCTGTCGGATATAGGCCGGGCTGGCGTCCAGCGTGCGGCCGCTGGTTTCGCGGTCCAGCCGATTGCCGAACTTCGTGGCGACCACGAGCCGGTCGCGCCGCCCGTCGATGGCCTTCGCCACCAGCCCCTCGTTGTGGCCGTTCCCGTAGATGTCGGCGGTGTCGAAGAAGGTGATTCCGAGCGCCATGGCCCGGTCCAGCGTCTTGAGCGACTCGGCCTCGTCGGCCTGGCCGTAGGTGTGCGACAGCCCCATGCAGCCGAAGCCTTGCTGGCTTACGGTCAGGGTGCCCAGCGTGCGTTGTGTGTTTGCGGCCATCAAGGCCTCCTCTTTCAGGGTTCGTCTTTGTAGATGCCGATGGTCAACGGTTGACCCTCGGCGATTCGGGCGCGGTACATCCCCGAGGTGTTGAAACTCCAGGCCATCCGGCCGCCGGGCGCGACAGCGATGACGCCGCCATCACCGCCTATGGCGACGAGCTTCTTCTGCACCACCTCGTCGGCGGCCGCCTGCAGACTCAGGCCTTTGAGTTCGACCAGAGCGCAGATGTCGCGCGCCACGGTCAGGCGGATGAAATACTCGCCGGTGCCGGTCGCCGACACCGCGCAGGAGGCGTCGGAGGCGTAAGTCCCCGCGCCGATGATCGGCGAGTCGCCGATCCGTCCCCAGCGCTTTGCGGTCACCCCGCCGGTGGAGGTCGCCGCGGCGACATGGCCCTGGGCGTCGAGCGCGACCACGCCGACCGTGCCAAGTTTGCCTTCGTCGTGGGCCAGGCTCACGCGTGCGTCCGGCGCGGTGGGCGCGCCGGCGGGGCGCGCGGGGGTCGGCAGGCCTTGCCGGGAAAGTTCGCGTTCAAGCGAGCGCCAGCGCCGTTCCGTGAAGAACCAGGATGGATCGACCTGCTCTAGGCCCGCTTCCTTGGCGAAGGCGTCCGCGCCCTCGGCGGACAGCATCACATGCGGCGACTTCTCCATGACGGCGCGCGCCGCCGAGATGGGATGGCGCGTCGTCGTCACCCGCGCTACGGCGCCAGCCTTCATCGTCGCCCCGTCCATGATGGCGGAATCGAGTTCATTGCGCCCATCGGCCGTGAAGACCGCGCCTCTGCCAGCGTTGAACAGAGGATCCTCCTCCAACACCCGGACAGCGGCCTCAGCCGCGTCGAGCGCCGAGCCGCCGGCCTTCAGCACCGCCGCGCCGGTCTCGGCCGCGGCGGCCATACCCTCGCGATAGGCCGCCTCCTGCTCGGGGCTTAGGTCTTTGCGGTCGATCACGCCGGCCCCGCCGTGGACGACGAGCGCCCATTTGGGCCCGGCCGCCTCCGCGCCATAGGCCGCGAGGCTCATCGCCAGCCCCGCCAATCCGATCGCCAACGCCCGCATCCATCCTCCATGGTCCGCTCCGCTCCAGCTTCGCCCGCGCTCGCCGCCGCGTCGACCGCAATCCAGCGACAAGCCACCGATCGCCTGTTAGCTACCGACCCATGCCGCGCAAGGATCGCTATGCTTCGCAAGCTCTATGACTGGGTAATGACGCTGGCCAGATCGCCGCGGGCGACGCCGGCGCTGGCCGCCGTGTCCTTTGCGGAAAGCTCGTTCTTCCCGGTGCCGCCGGATGTGATGCTGGCGCCGATGGTCCTGGCCAGGCCCGATCGCGCCTATTTCTACGCGTTCGTCTGCACCGCCGCCTCCGTCGTCGGCGGCATGCTGGGCTATGCGATCGGGGTTTTTCTTGAACCCATCGGACTCTTCATCCTCAAGCTCTTC is a window from the Phenylobacterium immobile (ATCC 35973) genome containing:
- a CDS encoding FeoA family protein, whose product is MTELPGDVALRSLGSASPGDRGVIVEVRRETTQAHHDHEHGLDPAELERRLLEFGFVEGAHVEVLFEGAIGHDPIAVRLDDMRVALRRRDAAQIWLRMDEGQAR
- a CDS encoding aldo/keto reductase, which translates into the protein MAANTQRTLGTLTVSQQGFGCMGLSHTYGQADEAESLKTLDRAMALGITFFDTADIYGNGHNEGLVAKAIDGRRDRLVVATKFGNRLDRETSGRTLDASPAYIRQAVEASLTRLKTDRIDLYYMHRLDPQTPIEDTVGEMARLKAEGKILALGLSEVDSDILRRAQAVAPIAALQSEYSLWTRDVEEDILATCAELGVGFVAYSPLGRGFLANSEIVEANDRRLQHPRFQADAIAANSLRRAAIEAVAASRGVTTAQVSLAWVLSKGVVPIPGTRHVSHLESNWAANDIILTPDETATLEAAFPIGSTVGARYPAGSPPVPSAKRI
- a CDS encoding MarR family winged helix-turn-helix transcriptional regulator is translated as MRPAFKTITDDFAEDRLELDDFLPYRLSVASGAVTGLISRAYRERFGLSVPQWRVMSALAEDGRLREAELIGRTMMDGLTVAQATQGLAHRGMLLRAADTVSLNLAGERLYEQIAPLAHAYEAALIAGLKPEEVKLLKRLLLRIQGAATSLAGEGEPPELGGF
- a CDS encoding isoaspartyl peptidase/L-asparaginase family protein, whose protein sequence is MRALAIGLAGLAMSLAAYGAEAAGPKWALVVHGGAGVIDRKDLSPEQEAAYREGMAAAAETGAAVLKAGGSALDAAEAAVRVLEEDPLFNAGRGAVFTADGRNELDSAIMDGATMKAGAVARVTTTRHPISAARAVMEKSPHVMLSAEGADAFAKEAGLEQVDPSWFFTERRWRSLERELSRQGLPTPARPAGAPTAPDARVSLAHDEGKLGTVGVVALDAQGHVAAATSTGGVTAKRWGRIGDSPIIGAGTYASDASCAVSATGTGEYFIRLTVARDICALVELKGLSLQAAADEVVQKKLVAIGGDGGVIAVAPGGRMAWSFNTSGMYRARIAEGQPLTIGIYKDEP
- a CDS encoding exopolysaccharide biosynthesis protein produces the protein MTAVPEPSHEKSVSELLGSIAERGRGKIAITDILAVFGDRAFGAVIFVFAAPLVLPMPPGVSALLGAPLLFVTAQWMVGRRTLWMPKVLLDRTISRNDFKSLVEKLNPYLRKLERRLRPRWTFIFNPVMDRLTGAVCFVLSIIVFLPIPFGNMLPSLAIAAFAIGAVERDGLAVIVGWICAILSVALLVLLSRAIIAAVTAFMGTLVGILT
- the feoB gene encoding ferrous iron transporter B, which gives rise to MSEAVAHAGHATRVALVGNPNSGKTALFNALTGARQKVANYAGVTVERKEGQATTADGAHLSILDLPGTYSLRARSPDEVVTRDAILGRLEGEALPDVIVCVADATNLRLVLRLVLELKAVGRPMVLAMNMYDIAQRQGLRIDLEGLSRDLGCPIVTTVATRKRGLAELTGQVQALVASGAVVAANTWREPDAGELRAAHREAQRLLKTYVRPPEHPDTLTGRIDSVLLHPVAGLLILLTLLFVMFQAVFSWAGPAQDAIDAGVAALGGLAAAVAPDGLVESLLVDGLIAGVGSVLVFLPQILILFLFIILLEDFGYMARAAFLMDRIMGGAGLHGRAFIPLLSSFACAIPGVMAARVIDNKRDRLTTILVAPLMTCSARIPVYTLIIGAFIPNRSVAGVLNLQGLVMFGLYAAGIFSALAVSFVIRHVFWRSAVEPFLMELPTYKVPDPKNVIHNLLLRAKIFLSRAGRIIMPLMILVWALSTFPFAPEDATRPAIDYSFAGMIGQALQPLFAPIGFNWQMVVALIPGFAAREVAVAALGTVYAVANADEAPAALGTVLAGDWSLATGLSFLAWYIFAPQCVATLGVVKRETNSWLWMWIMFGYMTALAYLGSFIVYHTAVALGWG